Proteins from a genomic interval of Tenacibaculum sp. SZ-18:
- the rpmI gene encoding 50S ribosomal protein L35: MPKMKTKSSAKKRFKLTGSGKIKRKHAFKSHILTKKSKKRKLALTHATLVHKSDEANIKQQLLLK, translated from the coding sequence ATGCCTAAGATGAAAACAAAATCTAGTGCCAAGAAACGTTTTAAGTTAACTGGTTCTGGAAAGATCAAAAGAAAGCACGCGTTTAAAAGTCATATCTTAACAAAGAAGTCTAAAAAGCGTAAGCTTGCATTAACACACGCTACGTTAGTTCACAAGTCTGACGAAGCAAACATTAAGCAACAATTATTATTAAAATAA
- a CDS encoding C40 family peptidase, with amino-acid sequence MNKKVLLIIIITLFCVYRCFIKDERAETNHKIEKVINLAKSFKGVCYRTGGTSRLGMDCCGLVITCFNLVDVGLPRSSSSMSNHGKKIPLDEIAKGDLLFFNIARLKGKINHVGLVTSVKENEIEFIHSTTSKGVIYSSMTENYWKDSFVVAKRIITN; translated from the coding sequence ATGAATAAAAAGGTGTTGTTAATAATAATTATAACACTGTTTTGTGTTTATCGCTGTTTCATTAAGGATGAGCGAGCGGAAACAAATCATAAAATTGAAAAAGTAATAAACTTAGCAAAAAGTTTTAAAGGAGTTTGTTATCGAACAGGAGGAACCTCTAGGTTAGGCATGGATTGTTGCGGGCTTGTAATAACCTGTTTCAATTTAGTTGATGTTGGATTACCAAGGTCTTCAAGTAGTATGAGTAATCATGGAAAAAAAATTCCTCTAGATGAAATAGCCAAAGGAGACTTGTTATTTTTTAATATTGCTAGGTTGAAAGGAAAAATAAACCATGTTGGTCTCGTTACTTCTGTTAAAGAAAATGAAATTGAATTTATTCATTCCACAACTTCTAAAGGTGTTATTTATTCGTCAATGACAGAAAACTATTGGAAGGATAGTTTCGTTGTTGCCAAACGAATAATTACTAATTAA
- the obgE gene encoding GTPase ObgE, producing MTEGNFVDYIKIYASSGKGGRGSAHLHREKYIAKGGPDGGDGGRGGHVIFRGDKNLWTLFHLKFKRHFRADHGGDGGSSRSTGKDGADVIIPVPLGTIIRDADTDEILFEITEEGKEVIVLEGGKGGRGNWHFKSPTNQTPRYAQPGIEGKEAWYRVELKVLADVGLVGFPNAGKSTLLSVLTAAKPKIADYAFTTLKPNLGIVEYRNHQSFVMADIPGIIEGAAEGKGLGHYFLRHIERNSLLLFLIPADSEDIKKEYEILVNELRKHNPELLDKHRLLAVSKADMLDDELKQEIAQELPSGVDTLFISSVAQIGLTELKDKLWKCLN from the coding sequence ATGACGGAAGGAAATTTTGTTGACTACATAAAAATTTATGCATCCTCTGGAAAAGGAGGACGTGGATCTGCACATTTACACAGAGAGAAATACATTGCAAAAGGTGGACCCGATGGTGGAGACGGTGGTCGTGGAGGACACGTAATTTTTCGTGGCGACAAAAATCTGTGGACGTTATTTCACTTAAAATTCAAACGCCACTTCAGAGCTGATCATGGTGGTGATGGAGGATCTAGTAGAAGTACTGGTAAAGATGGAGCAGACGTTATTATTCCAGTTCCTTTAGGCACTATTATTCGTGATGCTGATACTGACGAAATCTTGTTCGAAATTACAGAAGAAGGTAAAGAAGTAATTGTTTTAGAAGGTGGAAAAGGAGGAAGAGGCAATTGGCACTTTAAATCTCCTACAAACCAAACACCAAGGTATGCACAACCTGGAATTGAAGGTAAAGAGGCTTGGTATAGAGTTGAGTTAAAAGTATTAGCTGATGTTGGTTTAGTTGGTTTTCCAAATGCAGGAAAATCTACATTACTTTCAGTCTTAACTGCTGCAAAACCCAAAATTGCTGATTATGCGTTTACAACATTAAAACCGAACTTAGGCATCGTAGAATATCGAAATCATCAAAGTTTTGTTATGGCTGATATTCCTGGTATTATTGAAGGAGCTGCCGAAGGAAAAGGTTTAGGTCATTATTTCTTAAGACATATTGAGCGTAACTCTCTCCTACTCTTTTTAATCCCAGCAGATAGTGAAGATATTAAGAAGGAATATGAAATCCTTGTCAACGAATTACGCAAACATAATCCTGAATTACTTGATAAACATCGACTGTTAGCTGTTTCGAAAGCGGATATGCTAGATGATGAATTAAAACAAGAAATCGCTCAGGAACTTCCGAGTGGGGTTGATACTTTGTTTATCTCATCAGTTGCACAAATAGGGTTAACAGAATTAAAGGATAAACTTTGGAAATGTCTTAATTAG
- a CDS encoding C40 family peptidase: MIRRILFLFLIFSFVVSCGSSKKVNGEANKRTINRKGRKTRSNDASTADKIVWTAVTFKGAPYKYGGTNRNGMDCSGLIYTSFKKRNIVIPRTSIQMYSIGYKIPLRSVQRGDLLFFKIAKKRNRVNHVGLVTSVKNNDIKFIHSTSSRGVIVSSLNEPYWKRAFINAKRVLDE; the protein is encoded by the coding sequence ATGATTAGAAGAATACTTTTTTTATTTCTAATTTTTAGTTTCGTTGTTTCCTGCGGATCATCAAAAAAAGTAAATGGGGAAGCAAATAAACGAACAATCAACAGAAAAGGTAGAAAGACTCGTTCCAATGATGCTAGTACAGCAGATAAGATTGTTTGGACTGCAGTTACTTTTAAAGGAGCTCCTTATAAATATGGAGGAACAAATAGAAATGGAATGGACTGTTCTGGATTAATTTATACCTCGTTCAAAAAGAGAAATATTGTTATTCCTAGAACATCTATACAAATGTATTCTATCGGATATAAAATTCCCTTGCGTTCGGTTCAGCGTGGTGATTTGTTATTTTTTAAAATCGCTAAAAAGAGAAATAGGGTTAATCATGTTGGATTAGTCACATCCGTAAAAAACAACGATATTAAGTTTATCCATTCCACAAGTTCTAGGGGTGTAATTGTGAGTTCGCTTAATGAACCATATTGGAAAAGAGCTTTCATTAACGCTAAAAGAGTATTAGATGAATAA
- the rplT gene encoding 50S ribosomal protein L20 codes for MPRSVNSVASRNRRKKILKQAKGYFGRRKNVYTVAKNAVEKGLQYAYRDRKNKKRNFRSLWIQRINAGARQYGMSYSQFMGKVKANNIELNRKVLADLAMNNPEAFKAIVDTVK; via the coding sequence ATGCCAAGATCAGTAAATTCAGTAGCTTCAAGAAATAGAAGAAAAAAAATCTTGAAGCAAGCAAAAGGTTACTTTGGACGTAGAAAAAACGTTTATACAGTAGCTAAGAACGCGGTTGAAAAAGGGTTACAATACGCTTACCGTGATCGTAAAAACAAAAAGAGAAACTTCCGTTCATTATGGATCCAACGTATTAACGCTGGAGCACGTCAATACGGAATGTCTTATTCACAGTTTATGGGGAAAGTTAAAGCTAATAACATCGAATTAAACCGTAAGGTTTTAGCTGATTTAGCTATGAACAACCCTGAAGCTTTTAAGGCAATTGTAGATACAGTAAAATAA
- the secDF gene encoding protein translocase subunit SecDF, with product MQNKGLIRLFAILFGLVSIYQLSFTFFANKVEKAANAYATSKVSDQNDGREIARLEKKYRDSVANKEVVAGFTYDEIRNKEMNLGLDLKGGINAILQVSVKDILKGLSNESQNPVFTKALENADETQKDSQEDYLDIFYDEFEKASNGSINLSDPTIFGNKLLRDKIDFNKTNEEVKPILQEEINTSITTAFEVLRSRIDKFGVVQPNIQRIGTSGRIQVELPGAKDIERVSKLLESTAKLQFWEVFTNAEVQNFFFTANAKATELLKDDSATTKEKDTTKTSDSIDDLIAETSDSTNVANQKSLFTYLLPNVAQNQNQVSSLIAQARVIDTATVNGLLKNREIRGLLPDNLRYVKFLWDYKAQPSTDGSSEVIGLYAVKGNRNDEASIEGDVIADAKQDFDQLSKPVVSMAMNGVGTKKWAKMTSDNVGKFVAVVLDDYVYTAPTVNQVISGGQTQISGGSMTVEEAQDIATVLKAGKLPAPARIIEAEVVGPSLGKEAITASMWSFALAILLVLVWMMLYYGKAGIYANIALVVNILFIFGVLASFNSVLTLPGIAGIILTIGMSVDANVIIFERIKEALNSGKGLLTAVEEGFSIKGALSAIIDANITTLLTGIILYVFGTGPIKGFALTLMIGIATSLFTAIFITRLLVDGAVSKGTNLTFNTNISKNWFQNINIEFLRKRKLAYFISGGIIIAGLISIFTIGLKQGVDFKGGRSYVVRFNQPMKANEVAASLKDAFGTAPEVKTYGANNQLKITTVFKIDDKSKEVDEVVQSTLYKGLKPYLGELDYESFKPGFEKLGQPQGIMSYMKVDPTIADDIKQAAIWAVLGSLIVVFLYILLRFRKVSFSIGAVAAVFHDVLIVLGIFSILYKFMPFDMEIGQSFIAAILTVVGYSLNDTVVIFDRIREYAAGSKTFSASLVDKALSSTLGRTINTSLTTMLVMLAIFFFGGDSIKGFMFALIIGVLVGTYSSLFVATPIMFDATKDKEKENNK from the coding sequence ATGCAAAACAAAGGTCTTATTAGATTATTTGCAATCCTTTTCGGATTAGTAAGTATTTACCAATTATCATTCACTTTTTTTGCTAACAAAGTAGAAAAAGCAGCAAATGCTTATGCTACGAGTAAAGTTAGCGATCAGAATGATGGTAGAGAAATTGCTCGTTTAGAAAAGAAGTATCGCGATAGCGTTGCAAATAAAGAAGTAGTTGCGGGATTCACTTATGACGAGATCAGAAACAAGGAAATGAACCTTGGTCTTGACTTAAAGGGTGGAATCAATGCAATTTTACAGGTATCTGTAAAAGATATCTTAAAAGGATTATCAAACGAATCTCAAAATCCTGTTTTTACAAAAGCGTTAGAAAATGCTGACGAAACTCAAAAAGATAGCCAAGAGGATTACCTTGATATTTTTTATGATGAATTCGAAAAAGCAAGCAACGGTTCTATAAATTTGAGTGATCCTACGATTTTCGGAAACAAGTTACTTCGTGACAAGATTGACTTCAACAAAACTAACGAAGAAGTAAAGCCAATTTTACAAGAAGAAATTAACACATCAATTACCACTGCTTTTGAAGTATTACGTAGTCGTATTGATAAATTTGGTGTTGTTCAACCAAACATCCAACGAATTGGTACTTCAGGAAGAATTCAAGTTGAATTACCAGGTGCTAAAGATATTGAACGTGTAAGTAAACTATTAGAAAGTACTGCTAAATTACAATTTTGGGAGGTCTTCACTAATGCTGAAGTTCAAAACTTCTTCTTCACTGCTAATGCTAAAGCAACTGAACTTTTGAAAGATGATTCTGCAACGACTAAAGAAAAAGACACAACTAAAACATCAGATAGTATTGACGATTTGATCGCCGAAACTTCCGACTCTACAAACGTAGCAAATCAGAAAAGTTTATTTACTTATTTGTTACCAAATGTAGCTCAAAATCAAAATCAAGTTAGTTCGTTAATAGCGCAAGCAAGAGTAATTGATACTGCAACAGTTAATGGTTTATTAAAGAATAGAGAAATTAGAGGATTATTACCAGATAACTTACGTTACGTTAAGTTTTTATGGGACTATAAAGCTCAACCTAGTACTGATGGATCTAGTGAGGTTATCGGTTTGTACGCGGTTAAAGGTAATCGTAATGACGAAGCTTCTATCGAAGGAGATGTGATTGCTGATGCAAAACAAGACTTCGATCAATTAAGTAAGCCTGTTGTTTCAATGGCGATGAATGGTGTAGGCACTAAAAAATGGGCTAAAATGACTAGCGATAATGTTGGTAAATTCGTTGCCGTTGTTTTAGATGATTATGTATACACTGCTCCAACGGTAAACCAAGTTATTTCTGGTGGGCAAACACAAATTTCTGGTGGATCAATGACAGTTGAGGAAGCTCAAGATATCGCAACTGTATTAAAAGCTGGTAAATTACCCGCGCCTGCAAGGATTATTGAAGCAGAAGTAGTTGGGCCATCTTTAGGTAAAGAAGCTATTACAGCTAGTATGTGGTCATTCGCTCTAGCTATTTTGTTAGTATTAGTATGGATGATGTTATACTATGGTAAAGCTGGTATTTACGCAAACATTGCATTAGTAGTAAACATTTTATTTATCTTCGGCGTATTGGCATCGTTTAATTCGGTGTTAACATTACCTGGTATTGCTGGTATTATTTTAACAATTGGTATGTCGGTAGATGCCAATGTTATTATCTTCGAGAGAATTAAAGAAGCCTTGAATTCAGGAAAAGGGTTACTTACAGCTGTAGAAGAAGGTTTTAGTATCAAAGGAGCTTTATCTGCAATTATTGATGCTAACATTACGACTTTATTAACCGGTATAATTTTATATGTATTCGGAACTGGTCCTATTAAAGGTTTCGCATTAACATTAATGATTGGTATTGCTACTTCATTATTCACAGCAATTTTTATCACTAGGTTATTAGTTGATGGGGCTGTTTCTAAAGGAACGAATTTAACTTTCAATACAAACATCTCTAAAAACTGGTTCCAAAATATCAATATCGAATTCTTAAGAAAGCGTAAGTTAGCTTACTTCATTTCTGGAGGAATTATTATTGCTGGTTTAATTTCTATTTTCACAATTGGTTTAAAACAAGGAGTTGATTTTAAAGGTGGACGTTCTTACGTTGTGCGTTTTAATCAACCGATGAAAGCAAATGAAGTTGCAGCTTCTTTAAAAGACGCGTTCGGAACTGCTCCTGAAGTTAAAACTTATGGTGCAAACAACCAGTTAAAAATTACAACTGTTTTCAAGATTGATGACAAGAGTAAAGAAGTAGATGAAGTTGTTCAAAGCACATTATATAAAGGATTAAAGCCTTATTTAGGTGAGTTAGACTACGAAAGCTTTAAACCAGGTTTCGAGAAATTAGGTCAACCTCAAGGAATAATGAGTTACATGAAAGTAGATCCAACAATTGCTGATGATATTAAGCAAGCCGCTATTTGGGCTGTATTAGGATCTTTAATTGTAGTATTCTTATATATCTTATTACGATTCAGAAAAGTATCTTTCTCTATTGGAGCAGTAGCTGCAGTATTCCATGATGTATTAATCGTATTAGGTATCTTCTCTATTTTATATAAATTCATGCCTTTCGATATGGAAATCGGACAGTCGTTCATAGCAGCAATTCTTACAGTAGTAGGATACTCTCTGAATGATACCGTGGTAATTTTCGATAGAATTAGAGAATACGCTGCAGGAAGTAAAACTTTCTCAGCTAGTTTAGTAGATAAAGCCTTAAGTAGTACATTAGGTAGAACAATAAATACATCTTTAACTACAATGTTAGTAATGCTAGCCATCTTCTTCTTTGGAGGTGATAGTATTAAAGGATTTATGTTTGCTCTTATTATAGGTGTGCTTGTAGGTACTTACTCTTCTTTATTTGTTGCAACTCCAATTATGTTTGATGCAACTAAAGACAAAGAAAAAGAGAATAACAAATAA
- a CDS encoding adenylate kinase, with the protein MRIKKLHDLYFKQLIGQEEITTIVKSLAKQVKKDLPEGETPLFVGILNGCFMFAADFIREYNGDCEISFVKLASYEGESSTGDVKRLIGINEDLTGRTVIILEDIIDTGTTLHEIYEIFRRTNIKELKIVSLFFKPDVYRKELHINYIGKSIEDKFIVGYGLDYNGLGRNLPAIYQLTTTQPKMKNIVLFGPPGAGKGTQAELLKEKYQLVHISTGDVFRFNIKNKTKLGVLAKKYIDAGDLVPDEVTINMLKAEVEKNTDANGFIFDGFPRTESQAKALDEFLAEKNERINGMVALEVPEDLLVERILERGKTSGRSDDTDEEKIRNRFNEYNTKTAILKDFYNAQGNFYGVDGVGGIEEITQRLSEVFDKL; encoded by the coding sequence ATGAGAATTAAGAAACTTCACGATTTATATTTCAAACAATTAATTGGTCAAGAGGAAATTACAACAATTGTAAAATCCTTAGCAAAACAAGTTAAAAAGGATTTACCAGAGGGAGAAACACCGCTATTCGTAGGAATTTTAAACGGATGTTTTATGTTTGCTGCTGACTTTATTCGTGAGTACAATGGAGACTGTGAAATATCTTTCGTGAAACTTGCATCATACGAAGGTGAATCTTCAACTGGAGATGTAAAACGTTTAATCGGAATAAATGAAGATTTAACAGGAAGGACAGTAATAATTCTTGAAGACATTATAGATACTGGAACAACGCTACATGAGATTTATGAAATCTTTAGAAGAACAAATATCAAAGAACTTAAAATTGTAAGTCTTTTCTTTAAACCAGATGTTTATAGAAAGGAATTACATATTAACTATATTGGCAAAAGCATTGAAGATAAATTTATTGTAGGTTACGGACTAGATTATAATGGTCTTGGAAGAAATTTACCTGCAATATATCAATTAACAACAACACAACCCAAAATGAAAAACATCGTTTTATTCGGACCTCCAGGTGCAGGTAAAGGAACACAAGCTGAATTATTAAAAGAGAAATATCAATTGGTTCATATTTCGACTGGTGACGTTTTTAGATTCAATATTAAAAACAAAACTAAATTAGGAGTATTAGCTAAGAAATATATTGATGCTGGTGATTTAGTTCCTGATGAAGTTACTATTAATATGCTTAAAGCAGAAGTAGAAAAAAACACTGATGCTAATGGCTTTATTTTCGATGGTTTTCCAAGAACAGAATCTCAAGCGAAAGCTTTAGACGAATTTTTAGCCGAGAAAAATGAACGTATTAACGGAATGGTTGCATTAGAAGTTCCCGAAGATTTATTAGTTGAAAGAATCTTGGAAAGAGGTAAGACTAGTGGGAGATCAGACGATACCGATGAAGAAAAAATCCGTAATAGATTTAACGAATACAATACAAAAACTGCAATACTTAAAGACTTTTATAATGCCCAAGGAAACTTCTATGGTGTAGATGGAGTTGGAGGTATTGAAGAAATAACACAACGTTTATCAGAAGTATTTGACAAACTGTAA
- the lpxB gene encoding lipid-A-disaccharide synthase has translation MKYYIIAGEASGDLHGANLMKEIFKKDPEANIRFWGGDLMSNVGGTIVSHYKERAFMGFIEVIMNLRKIFGFINFCKTDIDKFKPDVIIFIDNSGFNLRIAKWAKEKGYRTNYYIAPQVWASRAGRVEAIKRDIDKMFVILPFEKDFYKKYYYDVEFVGHPLIDGIAGRTQIDEQDFRDEFELGEKEIIALLPGSRKQEITKMLSTMLLMVEKFPNYQFVIAGAPSQTKEFYKDFLEGSKVKFIDNRTYDLLSISHAALVTSGTATLETALFKVPQVVCYKGSWISYQIAKRIITLDYISLVNLIMDEEVVTELIQNDFTEKKLEHELQMILSVDKRNEMFEDYFDLENKLGGKGASEKTARLIIENLKS, from the coding sequence ATGAAGTATTATATTATCGCAGGAGAAGCTTCTGGGGATTTGCATGGGGCCAATTTGATGAAAGAGATTTTTAAAAAAGATCCGGAAGCTAACATTAGATTTTGGGGAGGAGATTTAATGAGTAATGTAGGAGGAACTATTGTGAGTCATTATAAAGAAAGAGCTTTCATGGGATTTATAGAAGTAATTATGAATCTCCGAAAAATCTTTGGTTTCATTAATTTCTGTAAGACTGATATTGATAAATTTAAACCAGATGTTATTATTTTTATTGACAATTCGGGTTTTAATCTAAGAATAGCAAAATGGGCAAAAGAAAAAGGGTATAGAACTAATTATTACATAGCCCCTCAAGTTTGGGCAAGTAGAGCAGGAAGAGTTGAAGCCATTAAAAGAGATATTGATAAAATGTTCGTGATTTTGCCTTTTGAAAAGGATTTCTATAAAAAATATTATTATGACGTAGAATTTGTTGGTCATCCTTTAATAGATGGTATTGCTGGAAGAACACAAATTGACGAACAGGATTTTAGAGATGAATTTGAATTAGGGGAAAAAGAGATTATTGCTTTGTTACCTGGGAGTAGAAAACAGGAAATAACAAAAATGTTATCTACAATGCTTTTAATGGTTGAAAAATTTCCAAATTATCAATTCGTGATAGCAGGAGCTCCAAGCCAAACAAAAGAGTTTTATAAAGATTTTCTTGAAGGAAGTAAAGTGAAGTTTATAGATAATCGTACCTATGATTTATTAAGTATTTCACATGCGGCTTTGGTTACATCTGGAACAGCGACATTAGAAACAGCCTTGTTTAAAGTACCTCAAGTTGTGTGTTATAAAGGAAGTTGGATTTCCTATCAAATAGCGAAGAGAATTATTACACTTGATTATATTTCACTTGTAAATTTAATCATGGATGAAGAAGTAGTTACTGAGTTGATTCAAAATGATTTTACAGAAAAAAAATTGGAGCATGAATTGCAGATGATTTTGTCTGTTGATAAACGTAATGAAATGTTTGAGGATTATTTTGATTTAGAGAATAAGCTAGGGGGAAAAGGCGCCTCAGAAAAAACAGCTAGATTGATTATTGAAAATTTGAAAAGTTAA
- the surE gene encoding 5'/3'-nucleotidase SurE, translating into MQNKPLILVTNDDGITAPGLRMLIEIMNEIGEVIVVAPDSPQSGMGHAITVNNVLHCNPTSIDEGPQIEYSCSGTPADCVKMAKNEILNRKPDLCVSGINHGSNSSISVIYSGTMSAAVEAGIEGIPAIGFSLLDFSWHADFRSSREFIKKIVLNVLLNGLPDGVVLNVNIPKLKKEDIKGIKVCRQANGYWKEDFDKRKSPMGKEYYWLSGKFINNDKGQDTDIWALENGFISVVPVQFDMTAHHAIKNLHSWDL; encoded by the coding sequence ATGCAAAATAAACCTTTGATTTTAGTAACTAATGATGACGGTATTACGGCCCCAGGACTAAGAATGTTGATTGAAATAATGAATGAAATTGGAGAAGTAATAGTGGTTGCTCCTGACAGTCCACAAAGTGGAATGGGACATGCTATTACAGTTAATAATGTTTTGCATTGTAATCCAACTTCCATAGATGAAGGTCCACAAATTGAATACAGTTGCTCTGGAACACCTGCGGATTGTGTTAAAATGGCAAAGAATGAAATTTTGAATAGAAAACCAGATTTATGTGTTTCAGGAATCAATCACGGGTCAAATTCTTCAATAAGCGTTATTTATTCAGGAACGATGAGCGCTGCTGTTGAAGCAGGTATTGAGGGAATTCCAGCAATTGGTTTTTCATTGCTAGATTTTAGTTGGCATGCTGATTTTAGATCTTCTAGAGAGTTCATAAAAAAAATAGTATTAAACGTATTGTTAAATGGGCTTCCAGATGGTGTAGTTCTAAATGTAAATATTCCAAAGTTGAAAAAGGAAGATATAAAAGGGATTAAAGTTTGTAGACAAGCAAACGGTTATTGGAAAGAGGATTTTGATAAGCGTAAAAGCCCGATGGGAAAAGAATATTATTGGCTGTCAGGTAAATTTATCAATAATGATAAAGGACAGGATACCGATATTTGGGCTTTAGAAAATGGATTTATTTCCGTTGTGCCCGTTCAATTTGATATGACTGCACATCACGCTATAAAAAATCTTCATTCATGGGATTTATAA
- the infC gene encoding translation initiation factor IF-3: MNEKIRYVDEVRLVGENVEVGVYPLAKAKEIARELELDLVEISPKAVPPVCKVIDYKKFLYEQKKREKALKAKATKVVVKEIRFGPQTDDHDYEFKKKHAIKFLQDGAKLKAYVFFKGRSIVFKEQGQILLLKLAQELEDYGKVEQMPKLEGKRMIMFIAPKKVK, translated from the coding sequence ATTAACGAGAAAATCAGATATGTTGACGAAGTTCGCCTTGTAGGTGAAAACGTAGAAGTAGGTGTTTATCCTTTAGCGAAAGCGAAAGAGATAGCTCGAGAACTAGAGTTAGATTTAGTTGAAATTTCACCGAAAGCTGTTCCCCCTGTCTGTAAAGTGATAGATTATAAGAAATTCTTATATGAACAGAAAAAGCGTGAAAAAGCATTAAAAGCTAAAGCTACAAAAGTGGTTGTTAAAGAAATTCGTTTTGGTCCTCAAACTGATGATCATGATTACGAGTTTAAGAAAAAGCACGCAATTAAATTTTTACAAGATGGTGCTAAATTGAAAGCCTACGTATTTTTCAAAGGCCGTTCGATTGTGTTTAAGGAACAAGGTCAGATTTTACTTTTAAAACTTGCTCAAGAATTAGAAGACTATGGTAAAGTAGAGCAGATGCCAAAATTAGAAGGTAAAAGAATGATTATGTTCATAGCACCTAAAAAAGTCAAGTAA